In the genome of Halapricum salinum, one region contains:
- the nadA gene encoding quinolinate synthase NadA, producing the protein MPAMETAAFETDLSLFKYDNLEQLPPEYRDLDEDERTRRIDAALEELGEDVVILGHNYQRREIVDHSDFIGDSYQLSKEAANSDAKYVIFGGVTFMAESADIIIDDSQSVILPSMEASCPMAGMAEALQVDAAWAEITAETDADIIPITYMNSYADLKAFCAEQGGLVCTSSNAHKAFEYAFEKGDKVLFLPDKHLGENTAHRLGMEDETVEWDPWDPESKDAAKAVENDVILWDGYCQVHERFRVDHIEQIRAEHEDAKVIVHPECRREVVEAADKAGSTATITETIENADPGDTWAIGTEIHLTNHLQRWHPEVNVLPLCGEACMDCNAMRQIDPNYLTWVLEELVEGRERNVIEVAPEEKELAKLALDRMLEI; encoded by the coding sequence ATGCCAGCAATGGAAACGGCGGCGTTCGAGACTGATCTGAGTCTGTTCAAGTACGACAACCTCGAACAGCTCCCGCCGGAATACCGGGACCTCGACGAGGACGAGCGAACCCGCCGGATCGACGCTGCCCTGGAGGAACTGGGTGAGGATGTCGTCATCCTGGGGCACAACTACCAGCGCCGGGAGATCGTCGATCATTCGGACTTCATCGGCGACTCCTACCAGTTGAGCAAGGAAGCCGCCAACTCTGACGCGAAGTACGTCATCTTCGGCGGGGTGACGTTCATGGCCGAGTCCGCCGACATCATCATCGACGACTCCCAGTCGGTGATCCTCCCGAGTATGGAGGCCTCCTGCCCGATGGCGGGCATGGCCGAAGCGCTGCAGGTCGACGCCGCCTGGGCCGAGATCACTGCCGAGACCGACGCCGACATCATCCCGATCACCTACATGAACAGCTACGCCGACCTGAAGGCGTTCTGTGCCGAGCAGGGCGGACTGGTCTGTACCTCCTCGAACGCCCACAAGGCCTTCGAGTACGCCTTCGAGAAGGGCGACAAGGTCCTCTTTCTGCCGGACAAACACCTCGGGGAGAACACCGCCCACAGGTTGGGGATGGAAGATGAAACCGTGGAGTGGGACCCCTGGGACCCCGAATCGAAGGACGCTGCCAAGGCCGTCGAGAACGACGTCATCCTCTGGGACGGCTACTGTCAGGTTCACGAGCGCTTCCGGGTCGACCACATCGAGCAGATCCGCGCCGAGCACGAGGACGCCAAGGTCATCGTCCACCCCGAGTGCCGCCGCGAAGTCGTCGAAGCGGCGGACAAAGCTGGCTCGACCGCGACGATCACCGAGACCATCGAGAACGCCGATCCGGGTGACACCTGGGCGATCGGCACCGAGATCCACCTCACCAACCACCTCCAGCGCTGGCATCCCGAGGTGAACGTCCTGCCGCTGTGCGGTGAGGCCTGCATGGACTGCAACGCCATGCGCCAGATCGACCCCAACTACCTCACGTGGGTGCTCGAAGAGCTGGTCGAAGGCCGTGAGCGCAACGTCATCGAGGTCGCGCCCGAAGAGAAGGAACTGGCCAAACTGGCCCTCGATCGGATGCTGGAGATTTGA
- a CDS encoding amidohydrolase — MTAAADRIFTNADGHTLTDPDECFEAVAVRDGRIVRVGRASEVQFLEGVETDVVDLGGRTLLPGFIDAHTHMDVLGRRTVEADLADVAGPEEAVDAFAAHAEGADDWVLGFGYDESTWEESRYLTREDLDRVSEKRPVAAFREDLHVVSVNSVVLDRFAGDLPEQDVRTTNGKPTGVLVEDAVGVITDAIAPDAETTREYLLAAQSVALERGVTGVHDMIRNPHVPGIYRDLDLAGELDLRVRCNYWSDFLDAVSEAGLRTNHGSDRVRTGAIKTYTDGSIGGRTAKLSEPYADTDDTGAWVVGPDELRELADRVDAAGLQMTTHAIGDEAIETTLDTYDGIDPRRHRIEHAEVLTEALIERLGANEVVVSAQPNFHRWAREGGLYDTALGVERRERTNQFGALRAAGATLAFGSDCMPLDPLYGIEQAVTAPEPSQRLSVTEALQAYTLGSAYAGFDEGRLGTIEGGKRADFVVLDASPWEVPDAEIGRIDVAMTVVDGEIVVRNG, encoded by the coding sequence ATGACAGCGGCCGCAGACCGCATCTTCACGAACGCCGACGGCCACACGCTCACCGATCCCGACGAGTGCTTCGAGGCGGTGGCCGTCCGGGACGGCCGGATCGTCCGCGTCGGCCGGGCGTCGGAGGTCCAGTTCCTGGAGGGCGTCGAAACCGACGTCGTCGACCTCGGCGGCAGGACGCTGCTCCCTGGCTTCATCGACGCCCACACTCACATGGATGTCCTCGGCCGGCGGACCGTCGAGGCCGACCTCGCCGACGTGGCTGGACCCGAGGAGGCAGTCGACGCGTTCGCCGCCCACGCCGAAGGCGCCGACGACTGGGTGCTCGGGTTCGGCTACGACGAGTCGACCTGGGAGGAGTCGCGCTATCTCACCCGCGAGGATCTCGATCGCGTGAGTGAGAAGCGCCCAGTCGCGGCCTTCCGGGAAGATCTGCACGTCGTCTCGGTCAACAGCGTCGTCCTCGATCGCTTCGCCGGGGATCTACCGGAGCAAGACGTCCGTACCACCAATGGCAAACCGACTGGTGTCCTCGTCGAAGACGCCGTCGGCGTGATCACCGACGCCATCGCGCCCGACGCCGAGACGACTCGGGAGTACCTGCTGGCCGCCCAGTCGGTCGCGCTCGAACGCGGCGTCACCGGCGTCCACGACATGATCCGCAACCCCCACGTCCCCGGGATCTACCGCGATCTCGATCTCGCAGGCGAACTCGACCTTCGGGTGCGCTGCAACTACTGGTCGGACTTTCTGGACGCCGTCAGCGAGGCCGGCTTGCGGACCAACCACGGCAGCGACCGCGTCCGAACGGGTGCGATCAAAACCTACACCGACGGCTCGATCGGCGGCCGGACGGCGAAACTCTCGGAGCCCTACGCCGACACCGACGACACTGGGGCGTGGGTCGTCGGCCCCGACGAGCTCCGCGAGTTGGCCGACCGGGTCGACGCCGCCGGACTCCAGATGACGACCCACGCCATCGGCGACGAGGCGATCGAGACGACGCTCGATACCTACGACGGAATCGACCCTCGACGGCATCGGATCGAGCACGCAGAAGTACTGACCGAGGCGTTGATCGAACGGCTCGGGGCGAACGAGGTCGTCGTCTCGGCACAGCCGAACTTCCACCGCTGGGCGCGCGAAGGTGGGCTCTACGACACGGCCCTGGGCGTCGAGCGACGCGAGCGAACCAATCAGTTCGGCGCGCTCCGGGCGGCGGGCGCGACGCTGGCGTTCGGCAGCGACTGCATGCCCCTGGACCCGCTCTACGGGATCGAACAGGCCGTCACGGCACCCGAGCCGAGCCAGCGACTGTCGGTGACCGAGGCGCTGCAGGCGTACACGCTCGGGAGCGCGTACGCGGGCTTCGACGAGGGCCGGCTGGGCACGATCGAGGGCGGCAAGCGGGCGGACTTCGTGGTGCTCGATGCGTCTCCCTGGGAGGTTCCGGACGCCGAGATCGGCAGGATCGACGTGGCGATGACGGTCGTCGACGGCGAGATCGTCGTTCGAAACGGCTAA
- a CDS encoding spondin domain-containing protein, giving the protein MAEHTNRRRFIALAGSTAAVAIAGCLDGGSDEETTEGPMDTGMTESPGMDGGMTETPGMDDGMTETPGMDDGMMEGPVTVTVRIENVAPTDYYDSMTSTSGAIWLTPGAFAIHTGQNPIYTEGEAASIGLEALAEAGLSTGFEGETGLVEELQGMEMGVQSAGAFTPANTVADPNDPMGEVPGAPPIAPGGAFEFDVEVEPGQKFSFAIMYVPSNDLFLSPDPAGIPLWPEDGEPVSGDVTEHVALWDAGTEPNAQPPGEGPDQAPAQDSPDQGDDEMGTVRRVSGMMDTYDYPAVEDAIRVTLTPHETMDG; this is encoded by the coding sequence ATGGCAGAACACACGAATCGGCGACGGTTCATCGCGCTGGCAGGAAGCACGGCGGCAGTCGCGATCGCTGGCTGTCTCGATGGCGGGTCGGACGAGGAGACGACCGAGGGTCCGATGGACACCGGGATGACCGAGTCTCCTGGTATGGATGGCGGTATGACCGAGACGCCAGGGATGGACGACGGCATGACCGAAACCCCTGGAATGGACGATGGGATGATGGAAGGGCCGGTGACGGTCACGGTGCGGATCGAGAACGTCGCACCGACGGACTACTACGACTCGATGACCTCGACCAGCGGCGCGATCTGGCTCACTCCGGGGGCGTTCGCGATCCACACCGGACAGAACCCGATCTACACCGAGGGCGAGGCCGCTTCGATCGGCCTGGAAGCACTCGCTGAGGCGGGTCTGTCGACTGGCTTCGAGGGCGAGACCGGGCTGGTCGAGGAACTCCAGGGCATGGAGATGGGCGTCCAGTCGGCCGGCGCGTTCACGCCCGCAAACACGGTCGCGGATCCCAACGACCCGATGGGCGAGGTGCCCGGCGCGCCGCCGATCGCTCCCGGTGGCGCCTTCGAGTTCGACGTCGAGGTCGAACCCGGTCAAAAGTTCTCTTTCGCGATCATGTACGTCCCCTCGAACGACCTGTTCCTCTCGCCCGATCCTGCGGGGATTCCGCTGTGGCCCGAAGACGGCGAGCCCGTCTCGGGAGACGTCACCGAGCACGTCGCGCTGTGGGACGCCGGCACCGAACCCAACGCCCAGCCGCCGGGCGAGGGTCCAGATCAGGCACCCGCACAGGACAGTCCCGACCAGGGTGACGACGAGATGGGGACCGTCCGGCGCGTGAGCGGGATGATGGACACCTACGACTACCCCGCGGTCGAGGACGCGATCCGGGTGACGCTGACGCCCCACGAGACGATGGACGGCTGA
- a CDS encoding ABC transporter ATP-binding protein: protein MPNIEKRLRNGDSELDGEVVLRADEISKTYESVLPFVGRTVEVLEGAGVEIEAGEIVGIVGENGAGKSTLMQILVGALGADEGAVAVDGAVGWCPQEPLLYDRLTVRETFRLFGTAYGMDDGEIAEARDHYADLLGFEQFLDYRVDHLSGGNRQKINLSVALMHDPDVLLLDEPYTGFDWETYLAFWNLTEELTEQGTAIAIISHFVSERERFDRIVELADGALTDVTDREPDASSGRGSGVAASEDGSTPGVNAGD from the coding sequence ATGCCGAATATAGAGAAACGACTTCGAAACGGCGACAGCGAACTCGACGGCGAGGTCGTGCTCCGCGCGGACGAGATCTCGAAGACCTACGAGTCGGTGCTCCCGTTCGTCGGGCGGACCGTCGAGGTGCTGGAGGGTGCAGGTGTCGAGATCGAGGCCGGCGAGATCGTCGGGATCGTCGGCGAGAACGGTGCGGGCAAGTCGACGCTCATGCAGATCCTCGTCGGCGCGCTCGGCGCGGACGAGGGCGCGGTCGCAGTCGACGGCGCGGTCGGCTGGTGTCCCCAGGAGCCGCTGCTGTACGATCGACTCACCGTCCGCGAGACGTTCCGACTGTTCGGGACCGCCTACGGGATGGACGACGGCGAGATCGCCGAGGCACGCGATCACTACGCCGACCTGCTGGGCTTCGAGCAGTTCCTGGACTACCGGGTCGACCACCTCAGCGGCGGCAACCGACAGAAGATCAACCTCTCGGTCGCGCTCATGCACGACCCGGACGTCCTGCTGCTGGACGAACCCTACACGGGCTTCGACTGGGAGACGTATCTGGCGTTCTGGAACCTCACCGAGGAGTTGACCGAGCAGGGAACCGCCATCGCGATCATCTCCCACTTCGTCAGCGAGCGCGAGCGCTTCGACCGGATCGTCGAACTCGCCGACGGCGCGTTGACGGACGTGACCGACCGCGAGCCCGATGCGTCGAGCGGTCGCGGCTCGGGCGTCGCCGCGAGCGAGGACGGGTCGACGCCGGGGGTGAACGCCGGTGACTGA
- a CDS encoding GbsR/MarR family transcriptional regulator — MSETDEAVAAAREEVIEALARSADVYGLKRSYGRLYGILFFAEEPLSMDDLAERSEYAKSTVSTAMKTLERYHFVHRRSIPGEGKKAYFEAETDFWHIFQEFLQREATREIQIMTRALDSAAEELADADSDQAQRDLQKIRRLQSVYSQFETLVNVFTSQSTERVMSMVKKLRS, encoded by the coding sequence ATGAGCGAGACAGACGAGGCAGTCGCGGCGGCACGCGAGGAGGTGATCGAGGCGCTGGCCCGCTCGGCCGACGTCTACGGACTCAAACGGAGTTACGGCCGGCTGTACGGGATCCTCTTTTTCGCCGAGGAGCCGCTGAGTATGGACGACCTAGCCGAGCGCAGCGAGTACGCCAAATCGACGGTGAGCACGGCGATGAAGACGCTCGAACGGTATCACTTCGTCCACCGTCGCTCGATCCCGGGCGAGGGAAAGAAGGCCTACTTCGAGGCCGAGACGGACTTCTGGCACATCTTCCAGGAGTTCCTCCAGCGCGAGGCCACCCGCGAGATACAGATCATGACGCGCGCGCTCGACTCGGCGGCCGAGGAGTTGGCAGACGCCGACAGCGACCAGGCCCAGCGCGACCTCCAGAAGATCCGGAGGCTCCAGTCGGTGTACAGCCAGTTCGAGACGCTGGTGAACGTCTTCACGAGTCAATCGACGGAGCGAGTGATGAGCATGGTCAAGAAACTGCGGTCCTGA
- the hisS gene encoding histidine--tRNA ligase, producing the protein MSDIESLKGFYDRYPEEFAAWREVIDVVETTAAEFGFREINTPAVERQKLYEIKSGEELLEQTYSFEDKGGRKVTLTPEQTPTRARLVQQRKDLKTPIKWYDTSKRWRYENVQKGRDREFFQTDIDVFGIESVEADAEVIAVAATIYERLGVADRVEFLINDRTLLDALLDAEGIENTDEVMGVIDDKEKLSREEFLTALRNAGVTHESAERVDELTSIRGPIAEEVDRLRDLAPDDEAAQDAVDRMADLAAALESYGVADVCKLDLSIVRGLAYYTGLVFEAFDSEGELRALFGGGRYDDLVSLFGSQDVPAVGFAFGYSTTRELLKKEGEWPAEELSTDVYVAAVSADVRDEALSFASDLRMEGLVVETDLADRGLGSQFGYADSINADTVLIVGQRDLDNGEVTVRDMDSGDEEQVPIEDLVDEVA; encoded by the coding sequence ATGAGTGACATCGAGAGTCTCAAGGGCTTCTACGATCGCTACCCCGAGGAGTTCGCTGCCTGGCGGGAAGTCATCGACGTCGTCGAGACCACCGCCGCGGAGTTCGGCTTCCGGGAGATCAACACCCCTGCGGTCGAGCGCCAGAAACTCTACGAGATCAAATCCGGCGAGGAACTGCTCGAACAGACCTACTCCTTCGAGGACAAGGGCGGCCGGAAGGTGACGTTGACGCCCGAGCAAACCCCCACTCGCGCCCGGCTGGTCCAGCAGCGTAAAGACCTCAAAACGCCGATCAAGTGGTACGACACCTCGAAACGCTGGCGCTACGAGAACGTCCAGAAAGGGCGCGATCGCGAGTTCTTCCAGACCGACATCGACGTCTTCGGCATCGAGAGCGTCGAGGCCGACGCCGAGGTCATCGCCGTCGCCGCCACCATCTACGAGCGTCTCGGCGTTGCCGACCGCGTGGAATTTCTGATCAACGACCGCACGCTGCTCGACGCCCTGCTCGACGCCGAGGGGATCGAGAATACGGACGAGGTCATGGGCGTCATCGACGACAAGGAGAAGCTCTCCCGCGAGGAGTTCCTCACTGCGTTGCGGAACGCGGGCGTCACTCACGAATCCGCCGAGCGAGTGGACGAACTTACCTCGATTCGGGGACCGATCGCCGAGGAGGTCGACCGGTTGCGCGACCTCGCACCCGACGACGAGGCCGCTCAGGATGCAGTCGACCGGATGGCCGACCTCGCGGCGGCCCTGGAATCGTACGGCGTCGCCGACGTGTGCAAACTCGATCTGTCGATCGTCCGCGGCCTCGCGTACTATACAGGACTGGTGTTCGAGGCCTTCGACAGCGAGGGCGAGTTGCGGGCGCTGTTCGGCGGTGGGCGCTACGACGACCTCGTCAGTCTGTTCGGCAGTCAAGACGTGCCGGCCGTGGGCTTTGCCTTCGGCTACTCGACCACGCGCGAGTTGCTCAAAAAGGAGGGCGAGTGGCCCGCCGAGGAACTCTCGACGGACGTCTACGTCGCCGCCGTCTCCGCGGACGTTCGGGACGAAGCACTCTCGTTTGCCAGTGATCTCCGGATGGAGGGGCTGGTGGTCGAGACCGACCTCGCGGACCGCGGCCTGGGCAGTCAGTTCGGCTACGCCGACAGCATCAACGCCGACACCGTCCTGATCGTCGGCCAGCGCGACCTGGACAACGGCGAAGTCACGGTGCGGGACATGGACAGCGGCGACGAAGAACAGGTCCCGATCGAGGATCTGGTCGACGAAGTGGCCTAG
- a CDS encoding DUF7120 family protein has translation MPKVEVSLPDRIETEIARLVEQGEFVNRDQAVEELLTMGVSAYDVEEESETTVEEDLFTQTVEDQQDPAMHDEPQDDGYTF, from the coding sequence ATGCCAAAAGTCGAAGTTTCGTTGCCGGATCGGATCGAGACCGAGATCGCTCGGCTGGTCGAACAGGGCGAATTCGTCAATCGTGACCAGGCCGTCGAGGAGTTGCTGACGATGGGCGTCTCCGCGTACGACGTCGAAGAAGAGTCAGAGACGACCGTCGAGGAAGACCTGTTCACCCAGACCGTCGAGGACCAGCAAGATCCCGCGATGCACGACGAACCGCAGGACGACGGCTACACGTTCTGA
- a CDS encoding NAD-dependent epimerase/dehydratase family protein, which translates to MDLQGKRILVTGGAGLIGSRLATRLVADNDVRVVDDLSNGIRESVPEAAEFLQGDLTDEAVVADVVTEDLDAVFHLAADKYVNTDRPREQMEVNEAMTFNVLERMDEVGVDNVLFTSSSTVYGEAPMPTPEDYAPLEPISVYGASKLAEEGLLSVYAHSHDVTVWNFRFANIVGPRYGAGVVPDFVYKLQQDPESLTILGDGRQEKSYMHIEECIDAMCHVVERSEGEMNTYNLGTRTTTSVTRIADIVSEEMGIDPDYEYTGGDRGWTGDVPKMRLSVEKLSAIGFEPELSSDESVRRGVRDLLDGAENEPHLG; encoded by the coding sequence ATGGATCTACAGGGAAAGCGAATTCTCGTCACCGGGGGTGCGGGACTGATCGGATCGCGACTCGCGACCCGACTCGTCGCGGACAACGACGTCCGCGTCGTCGACGACCTCTCGAACGGCATCCGTGAATCGGTGCCCGAGGCCGCCGAGTTCCTCCAGGGCGACCTCACCGACGAGGCCGTCGTCGCCGATGTCGTCACCGAAGACCTCGACGCAGTCTTTCACCTCGCGGCGGACAAGTACGTCAACACTGACCGCCCGCGCGAGCAGATGGAAGTCAACGAGGCGATGACGTTCAACGTCCTCGAACGCATGGACGAGGTCGGCGTCGACAACGTCCTCTTTACCTCGTCGTCGACAGTGTACGGCGAGGCCCCGATGCCGACGCCCGAAGACTACGCGCCGCTGGAACCCATCAGCGTCTACGGCGCGAGCAAACTCGCCGAAGAGGGGTTGCTGTCGGTGTACGCCCACAGTCACGACGTCACGGTGTGGAACTTCCGCTTCGCCAATATCGTCGGCCCGCGCTACGGCGCCGGGGTCGTCCCCGACTTCGTCTACAAACTGCAGCAGGACCCTGAATCGTTAACTATCCTCGGGGACGGCCGCCAGGAGAAATCGTACATGCACATCGAGGAGTGCATCGACGCGATGTGTCACGTCGTCGAACGTTCTGAGGGAGAGATGAACACCTACAACCTGGGGACGCGAACGACGACGTCGGTCACGCGGATCGCCGACATCGTCAGCGAGGAGATGGGGATCGACCCGGACTACGAGTACACGGGCGGTGACCGAGGCTGGACTGGTGACGTCCCGAAGATGCGACTGTCGGTCGAGAAACTGTCGGCGATCGGCTTCGAGCCCGAGCTATCGAGCGACGAATCGGTCCGGCGGGGCGTGCGTGACTTACTCGATGGTGCGGAGAACGAGCCCCACCTGGGCTGA
- a CDS encoding ArsR/SmtB family transcription factor: protein MSDDDRSIEEILDTIGDKHARRVLAAISREPKSAKELSEECDLSLPTVYRRIEMLEEYKLVTDRTLVAEDGNHYKVFESNFESTVISLEDDEYKVRIYRTENLPDRFSQLWDELGSE, encoded by the coding sequence GTGTCCGACGACGACAGGAGTATCGAAGAGATCCTCGATACCATCGGCGATAAACACGCCCGACGGGTCCTCGCCGCAATCAGCCGCGAACCCAAGTCCGCCAAGGAGCTCAGCGAAGAGTGTGATCTGTCGCTGCCGACGGTCTACCGACGAATCGAGATGCTCGAAGAGTACAAACTGGTAACCGACCGAACGCTCGTCGCCGAGGACGGCAATCACTACAAGGTGTTCGAGTCGAACTTCGAGAGCACCGTCATCAGCCTCGAAGACGACGAGTACAAGGTCCGGATCTACCGCACTGAGAACCTCCCCGACCGCTTCAGCCAACTCTGGGACGAACTCGGCTCGGAGTGA
- a CDS encoding DUF7521 family protein: MADITIWIARGVLILLRLALFGLSLGLTVISFQAYTKQQSERLQYAFVGFAFISMGVAVSNVIAQIGWIASDQELVRIFFQASETIPFIVGFAMLYLSLYR; the protein is encoded by the coding sequence ATGGCCGACATCACTATCTGGATCGCGAGGGGCGTACTGATCCTGCTCCGGCTGGCGCTGTTCGGACTCTCGTTGGGGCTGACAGTCATCAGTTTTCAGGCCTACACGAAACAGCAGAGCGAGCGCTTGCAGTACGCGTTCGTCGGATTCGCGTTCATCAGCATGGGCGTAGCCGTCAGCAACGTCATCGCACAGATCGGCTGGATCGCCAGCGACCAGGAACTCGTCCGGATCTTCTTCCAGGCCTCCGAGACCATCCCCTTCATCGTCGGGTTCGCCATGCTGTATCTCTCGCTGTACCGCTGA
- a CDS encoding DUF7563 family protein, translating into MPECQNCGSFVTKAYARVFTPRGVTDPRVCPDCEDKLRDGADVREARSPRHS; encoded by the coding sequence ATGCCAGAATGCCAGAACTGCGGTTCGTTCGTCACGAAAGCGTACGCACGAGTGTTCACGCCACGTGGGGTGACCGACCCACGCGTCTGTCCCGACTGTGAGGACAAACTCAGAGACGGAGCCGATGTCCGCGAAGCGCGGTCGCCGCGCCACTCCTGA
- a CDS encoding UvrD-helicase domain-containing protein, giving the protein MTEASPQIVRLFGGPGSGKTTALLDRVEELLEDEDVDVRDVLVVSYTRAAAAEIRERLAERLDISPRTLKGNVCTMHAKAYELLNLSRGDVVGEKDKKEFCEQFGLDFEDEYEGARRRTARSTTMGNKIIATSQWLQRTRRDVADWYDVPFQWNDEEVRLPPDIDDNAQTGNKYTPTWPSDDDRIDVPEAIRGWRTYKGENGLVGFADMLERVKQRSLLPSVDYLIIDEFQDITTLQYDVYEEWKPHMRKILIAGDDDQVVYAWQGADPDLLLDEDVTDDEILPNSYRLPSRILNVVNRQVSHIDKRQEKDLNPRKEGGSVEAVQSPSMLDLSRNVKATIEEDEDGTAMVLFRARYQMFQFIDEFIGEGIPFKCLTDQRMWTDRLTQYVRGIEHLEAEEQLTALEARRLADMLVDSAFGTGERDDLFDAIDEITDAAETEDLEEIAVNPDVISDHVPFAPDAAAASDMLRKVTSFQERTVDAYFGGDYEGMDPNRLRLGTIHSAKGREADHVFVATDLTEKVVEQMAATVEQEGIDVPEVEEFTKHTSPVPTLTDNERRVFYVGMSRARERLVILENLVDGAPTLPLDVLLDNEPVEIDPQQLLDEAQGIAPAK; this is encoded by the coding sequence ATGACTGAGGCAAGTCCCCAGATCGTCCGCCTGTTCGGCGGACCGGGGAGCGGGAAGACCACTGCGCTACTCGACCGCGTCGAGGAGTTGCTCGAAGACGAGGACGTCGACGTTCGGGACGTGCTGGTCGTCTCCTACACCCGGGCGGCCGCCGCGGAGATCCGCGAACGCCTCGCCGAGCGCCTCGACATCTCGCCGCGGACGCTGAAAGGCAACGTGTGCACGATGCACGCGAAAGCTTACGAACTGCTGAATCTCTCTCGCGGCGACGTCGTCGGCGAGAAGGACAAAAAGGAGTTCTGCGAGCAGTTCGGCCTGGATTTCGAGGACGAGTACGAGGGCGCACGCCGCCGGACCGCCCGCTCGACGACGATGGGGAACAAGATTATCGCCACGAGCCAGTGGCTCCAGCGCACCCGCCGTGACGTCGCCGACTGGTACGACGTCCCCTTCCAGTGGAACGACGAGGAAGTCCGGCTGCCACCAGACATCGACGACAACGCCCAGACCGGGAACAAGTATACTCCCACGTGGCCCTCAGACGACGACCGGATCGACGTCCCCGAGGCCATCCGCGGGTGGCGAACCTACAAGGGCGAGAACGGGCTGGTCGGGTTCGCGGACATGCTCGAACGCGTCAAGCAGCGCTCGCTGCTGCCGAGCGTCGATTACCTGATTATCGACGAGTTCCAGGACATCACGACCCTGCAGTACGACGTCTACGAGGAGTGGAAACCCCACATGCGGAAGATCCTCATCGCGGGCGACGACGACCAGGTCGTCTACGCCTGGCAGGGCGCCGACCCCGACCTGCTGCTGGACGAGGACGTTACGGACGACGAAATTCTGCCGAACTCCTACCGCCTCCCGTCTCGCATTCTGAACGTCGTCAACCGGCAGGTCAGCCACATCGACAAGCGCCAGGAGAAAGACCTCAATCCCCGCAAGGAAGGCGGTTCCGTCGAGGCTGTCCAGAGCCCGTCGATGCTCGATCTGTCGCGAAACGTCAAAGCGACCATCGAGGAAGACGAGGACGGGACGGCGATGGTTCTCTTTCGGGCGCGCTACCAGATGTTCCAGTTCATCGATGAGTTCATCGGCGAGGGCATTCCGTTCAAGTGCCTGACCGACCAGCGGATGTGGACCGACCGGCTCACCCAGTACGTCCGCGGGATCGAACATCTGGAGGCCGAGGAGCAACTGACCGCGCTGGAGGCGCGCCGACTGGCTGATATGCTGGTCGACTCGGCCTTTGGTACGGGTGAACGCGACGATCTGTTCGACGCGATCGACGAGATCACCGACGCTGCCGAGACCGAGGATCTGGAGGAGATCGCGGTCAATCCCGACGTGATCAGCGACCACGTCCCGTTCGCGCCCGACGCCGCAGCGGCCTCGGACATGCTGCGGAAGGTGACGAGCTTCCAGGAACGCACAGTCGACGCGTACTTCGGTGGCGACTACGAGGGGATGGACCCCAACCGCCTGCGCCTGGGGACGATCCACTCCGCGAAGGGTCGCGAGGCCGATCACGTCTTCGTCGCGACGGATCTGACCGAGAAGGTGGTCGAGCAGATGGCCGCGACCGTCGAACAGGAGGGAATCGATGTCCCGGAAGTCGAGGAGTTCACCAAGCACACCTCGCCCGTCCCGACGCTGACCGACAACGAACGGCGTGTGTTCTACGTCGGGATGTCCCGGGCTCGCGAACGCCTGGTCATCCTCGAGAACCTCGTCGACGGCGCGCCGACGCTGCCGCTGGACGTGCTGCTGGACAACGAACCCGTCGAAATCGACCCGCAGCAGTTACTCGACGAGGCTCAGGGGATCGCCCCCGCGAAGTAG